Part of the Tenebrio molitor chromosome 4, icTenMoli1.1, whole genome shotgun sequence genome, cgaatttaaaaactgcaataaactttcatcaaaaaagaaaaaagaatctAGGCATAAATCACGGTAATTAAATTGTATTGAATATACAGgctggaacaaaagtatcaaatattggatgtaactttttaatttgacaatttatgaaaaaatctttaatataaaagttgattggtgtattatcctgcattatctggtctttctagttttttcctatcttcttttgtttcgctgctatggcaaccaactttggttttttaaatagcacccatacattttttgtgtgattttcaaacaagcgcCTCTTTCTGcattcataaatacagttttgccattatggggaaaaaaagaataaacaaaaaaataaataatttaaacaaaaattatttactaaGTAATGAAATTCAATCATCATTTTTGGTTAAGAatgccatggaaatttgacaagtaaaaatattattttattaagagcctaataaaaaaaaaagttgaacacaaaaacttttacaataaCAAAAGGCTATCAATACTAaaccaaatgttcaaattgagcTCCGTTGACTGCCAAGCAATGACCTAatcgatatttaaaatttattttagctctttgtaagttaattttatcacctttgttatttttttttaattttattctttttccccataatggcaaaactgtatttatgaatacagaaagatacgcttgtttgaaaatcacacaaaaaatgtatgggtgctatttaaaaaaccaaagttggttgccatagcagcgaaacaaaagaagatagaaacaaactagaaagaccagatgatgcaggataatacaccaatcaacttttattttacattttttcataaattgtcaaattacaaagttacagccaatatttgatacttttgttccaccctgtatgtatttattttatcatttattaCTGTTTTATTTCGTCccattttacaataataattagacGCTATTTGTCACAAAACGGTGAAAAGACCAAGTTCCAAAATGTGTGCATAAACAActcgtttttattaatttttatcccGACTTGGTACGCGACTCTGCAAACTCCTTTTGGCTATCTCTCTCGCACACCAGTGTCGAGTGTTCGAGTGCCGGCATTTCGCGCTCGTCGGAATACCTGTCTATATATATTACCGTGGCTACCACGCAGCgcgcacaagtctttcgaagttgcaaatttggtgttttactcttggctgagatccaaacaacatattaaaaaattagaactacatgaccttttgcaaggtcggacccttttttatgtttatattgactggactacaTAGCATAATACATAAACGTGCTCGTCGAACATAACCTATCTTTCCGTTCATGACGCATGCTCCAAAAACGGCAAAAACCGATTTACATTGCTTTGCATCGTAAAATTTTTACGATTGAAATTTTATCAATCGATTTAAATCAATCGTACTCTGTTGAACACGTACAAGTCGTTCATCGTAGAGCGATTGTTAATCGATTGACTCCGTTGAATGCCCCtaataatatgacaatttaaatcattgccaactgtcgaattttcatttattttgtaaaaaagtttaacaaaaaaaaagttccagttagttcgtcattacaaaaatgaatggaTTATAATTCCgcatttatttgaaggcacggtataTATACAGTATGAGTCAATTGTGGGGCATTTCTGAACTGGTCTttgatgcaaccaaaaatactaattccaGCATTCACTAGatctgtaatttaaaaaaaattaaaacattaatcCATGATTGCATTGCTTTGAGAATTGTCAACTTTACTTGACAGTTTTGCTAAAACTTTGTTATGAACTGTTATGACTCAAACAATGAGAAAGTGGACATTGTTTCTCATGTACGATGTACGGGGTAGGTACCTATGTCGTAAAAATGCCATGGTAGCTGCAGATCTGTATCTACAGAAGTATACAAATTTCAGccacatttttgtttatttaaattttttacaaaatgagtTAGCCCTTATTGTTGGAACAGTTGGATGTGAATAAATGAACAAGACAACAACGTAAAAGGGTTCTAGCAGCgcctttagatttttttcttgcgGGAAAGAGTCTACCAAAGACCTATACTTACGATTGATGAACTCAAAGAAGTCGTGATGGGTGCATGCCCATAACGCCAGAGACATTAAACAACAACGTTCTAAGGTCTTCTTTAAACAGGATTGACGCGTGTTTACTCCAAAATGGAATGCAtgttgaacaatttttacgttagttttctttttacgTTGTCATTTTGCTGATTAAATTTCCcacattgtcattttgacgtttctagccaaaaacgcaattttgattcaatttattatttatatcaaACACAGTATCAAGCGGTAAGtggaattagtatttttggttgcttctaagaaaatttcagaaataccccacaATTGACTCATACTGTACATGATTATTCacataagatgacgagcctgaccaggcaaaaatgcaacccaaaatacactttacaaagcattcattgtgtCTTGATAGGCCCATATGATCCTACTTGCCCATTACTTTTGTgcttttttctaacactaatatcttatactgtttccatggtgcatttgagctcacaccttatgtttcccataaaatacgcttgtctctataagacacgtcgtcaatagcaacgtatcttatagagtcataaaatacgctcacacacatcattcaagtaacattttattcatcatttttacagtaattatcacaaaagtgataagtacaattattgaatggGAATTGCCATATAAGCTTtgtgctcttgttcctaacatcttcttctttaacttctgctgtttcatccaatgcaagtgcccggccatcgaaaatggcaatctttacattttcttcaaatgattcttgccgtagtgtgaattaacttttaatgaagttctacacgcttaccccatatcaagaaaagccaaaatgacatcttccgttacctccgtgatgcttttttttattgttccggccttgaaacgaaacatacaccttttcgtatgcacttttagacttcattggtaacaaattgccccttttttcttatttcttctggaacgttttggcacatttcaacgatgaaaattgtttttttccaaatttgttgatattattaccatagtacccacggcaacctccgcattttgtgtattgtgacgcgcctcgaataatttctgaatttattaaaatttctgataagatgttagtgttagaaaaaatcttgaagacaacgcgtgttttatagtttaaaaatctcgatctattaaatcctcgctccctgcggtcgctctgatttaaactacgatctcgatttttaaatcgtctataaaacccttgttgtcttaatagcttttcgtatcccacctccacccggcggcacggcaattttgccggagtacatacactattacggataatactatcaagtaatagtgcagtgcttatcaacattaattaattaatcgcttattattcttttaaatcatactttgttgagaagtatttttctgtcagaacttgacattcttttagctgacgttaaaagctctaagttttatgtgcattatgataatgctggataatgtaatagggatcgagattGCTTTGTGAATTGCCTTTTACCTGGTCaagctcgtcatcttacgtgaataaccctgtatagtaCTCCCAGAACTCTAACGTTCTATTATGATACTCTTCAAGGCTAGCGAGCTTTCGGGTCCGGAAAACTCCTGCCCAGCCCTGACTATTCgacaatttttaacaatgaGACAATGACGTCGTTTATCCGTTAACCGCAACGATGGGGCGCCTGTCAGATCACATAAACGCATGACAAAAgcaagtttttattaaaaatcccaATCTAATTGTTTCGCAAATTAGCTGTACACCTTGTCCGCAGACAGTTTTTTTCCCGATTTTTAGCTTAGGATCGAAAGTGTCTTTTGTCAGCTGTCTCCTCTCTCCTGGTCAGCAACTTGGGCCCCATGATTCGTGCACATAAACCTTAATAACCTTATCGACAGTTTCGCAATTGTGATTAAGTGACGGCGAAACTGATCCGTTGCGAAAACGATTTCAGATTGATTTCTGCGCCCTCGGAGACGATCGCATTGCTGGACTTCACACGGAATCGCCACCTGAGGCATCGTTACCGTACGTtgcaaaaatgaaagaaaatacGACACATAACCGCACTTTTTCACGCACCAAGTAGCGGCCGGAATGCAGCGTTCCGCTCCCACAATACCCTCACCTGCAATTCAAGTAACacaaaatctaaaattaaatctgAAATTTACGACAATTGGGGCCCCAAATGAAAGAATCGATACCTTTTGTACTAATTTTATCTTCTCACTCTCAGAGTCCTGGCAAGGCAGCTGCCTGTAATACCGACATACCACTTAAAGTACAACAATGTTTACAATGATTTAAGTTTAGTTTATTTTAGTCGTGTTTTGCCATCacctgttttgtttttcaagatCTGAACTGGTTCTGTGTCGATTATTTGTTCACTTGATGCCCAAGTTGTGAGTTTTgaagacataacctcacatttcGCAGACAATTTTTGTCGATTTTTTGGTAGAAATATGGCGAAAAACCAGCCAAGAATTCTACGCCCCAAACAACTGCTCCCTAGTCCTTCACCCCAACAGATGTTCGTATTGTTGCCCCAAAATCTGTCTGCAAACGGCAACTTGGTGCTGTTCCCCAACGGGGCTACTGCAGCTCCCACTCTACCGGCCCCCCTTCCCCGAAAGCCTTACTTCCGTTGTGTTAAAGGTTACACTTCAGGTGCGTTTATTGTGTTTTTGGGCCCCCTCATCTGATTACCTTTTTGTAGACAAAAAAGATGTGGGGAACATTTGTAGGACATGCTACCGCGCAGTCTTTAACGAACACTACATTAAACTTTACGACGACGAGAACAAAGAGAGTTCGGAGAAGCTGCGCCAAATGTTGACACAAGTGGTTCCTGCGATAGACCTCGAGGTCTACCTGGACGCTGTGATGTGCGTCAAGTGCGTAAAGATGTTGTTTGACAGTTACGATTTCACCACGAAATGTCTCGAGACGGAACAGAAGTTCAACACGTGGGTGGCGCAGAGAAAAGGGGTGTTGAACAACGATGTGAATCTCTTGATTTTGGTGGAGGAATCGACGGACAAAGACAACGTAGAACAAAtacaaatagaaaaaagtGATAGTCAAGGGAGCGACGTCGTGAATTCCGTAGTTCTAGATCACGATTATGCCACTGTCAAGGATCAGAGTGTTGCAAGAggaatgaagaaaaaattctCCTACAGAGTCAAGTTGAGCGGTGAGGAGGCGGCGAAGCGAGTCAAGCTGAAGAGAGAGACAGTCAGGGGGCCCTTCTTGTGCGAGTGCTGCGGCCAACTGTTCAAGACTTATCAAGCTTTTGTGGTGCACATGTCTGCGCATGACAGCGGGGTGAAGGAATCGCTGCACGAGTGCCCCCATTGCACGTACTCAGCAGTCAGCGCCCTCTTGTTGAAAAGACACATGTGGAAACACGCTCCACCGACGCACAAGTGTGGCGACTGCACGAGGAGTTTCAGAACTTCGAAGGCGCTACAGTCGCACGTGAAACACGTCCACTTGGGGCTCGCGGACCCGGTGCAGTGCCACGTCTGCGGCAAATCCTTCAAGTACTACACGTCCTTGAACATGCACCTGATCTCGCACAATCCCGAGCCCCACTTGAAATTCACTTGTGAAATATGCGACAAGAAGTTCGCCCTGAAAAGACAGTACGTGAATCACCTGATCTCCCATGATACCACCAGATTCGCTTGCGACCTCTGCGGCAAGAAGCTGAAGCGGAAGGAGAACCTCCAGAAACACCGCGAGATTTTCCACGAGAACAAGAGCAAGTACCAGTGCGACGTCTGCCGGAAGTGCTACTGGAAGGAAGAGGACTTGGCGAGGCACAAGATCAGGATTCACGAGACCGGCAACGACTACAGGTGTAGCATTTGCGACACGTACTTCCCCACGCAGGCCAAGTACAATCGGCACTTGTCGGGGGTGCACCGAGAGAAGACCTACGAGTGCGACATCTGCGGCAAGAAGCTGAAGTACGCGAGGTCTTTCAAGATACACTACGAGATTTTTCACGGGAACAGGGGGAAGTTCAAATGTGAGATTTGCGACAAGGGGTACTGGAAGCAGGAAGACCTGCTGAAACACGAGTTCAAGGTGCACAGGATCGAGACCCCGGACGATGATTTGGATCTGTTCGGGGGCGAAGGAGCAGAGGGTTTTGTCGAGTTCGACATGGATAAAGAGAACGTTTCAGTTGATGATTTTGAGAGTTTATTTTGAGAGTTACGTTTGAATTAAAGTTTTTTGTAGTTGATTTTTATATCGCACTTTCCTCACCTCCGTTCGTTAATTcccgaaattatttttttaaggacaaaaacaaaaatgcgAAGGCCAGGTAAGTATTAGAAATCATTTGAACTCCTCAAAATGCTGGAACTAACTTAACTCTTTTTAAATCCTGTCAATGAGAGTGTACAGAGATTAGCAGGCCTAGGTATCACGGAGGCGATGCCTTCCTAACTTACCACAGCTATGGAAATTCTTTTGTGCCTCTCACTTTGTGGCATAGTCGGAGGACCTTCTGGTCGCAAATAAGTTTAAAATAGGAGGTCACAGGAAGAACTCGCGCAAGCGGTGGAGTCATACCGAGATCTTCGACCTATTAAAAGGAACCTGCATCCTGAGCATGCAGTCGTATAGAATCAATCTCGAATGAGATTTTCTAAGCTTTTCATAGTGGAGATACCTAAAAAAGCGACAAAAGGAGTGACAGAGCACAACAGAGTGATTCTGGAGTGGATTCTGGGACACTAGGGTATGGGAGGAAATGGAAGGGCAAATCCCCTCGCAAAAAAAGGTTGATAAGACGAGGACCCACCTACGGGATACTGTATAAGACCTCGAAGGGGGTTGTAAAGGACCTagtggcaaagaataactgaGACTGTTGGACGAAGGTCCCCGAACTGAAGCAGTCGCGGCGGTTCATCGAGAAAGAGTCTAAGAAGAAATTATACAACTAAAGCACAAATCAGGGGCACAACGGGGCACTGCTGCCTCAAGATATAGAGTGCTTTTCAACGAGAGGTACACGTCTATAAACTTGCGCAGAAATCTGTTTCGGTCTACGGTGGAGTGACTTACCTAGACAGTAGCGGCGTTAGTTTGTACTTTTTGGGGTATTTCATTTCAACAGCTGATTTATCACCATTTTGTCACAAATCACAGCCAGGTTATTGTTCTTTACCGTCTTCTTTTTTATGACATACAACTCCCGGTTGTGAAAATCTGATATTTTCTGTGTTATGAAAGTAAGAACGAAAATAAAACAGAACTACGCCAATGCACTCGATTTTGGGTCGCCCTTCCCCTACATCTGGCGTATCTCGGTAGCCACGCCTCGTTGAAATGTACTCTACCTCAACATGCACGGAGTGTCGATGAAtcccgtggagggagaaaatactggagatggcactaattcaaataagtgtaccggcccgcgaaaactacagagtcataaaaggtttctgaatatagacgctaggccaatagcttccttcgccttccttccaggcgcattgtgcttctttatctagcgcattgtggactgggtcataaaaggttgttgcacgtgcttttagagggttcggatttttaacatgggaagcataggaaatgccatctccagtcttttctccctccacgatGAATCCCTCTTGTATACTGTTCCGTGGAAGGTaatgtcgcgagcaaaaaattctggtcgtcaatgtcatttcaaaatttggttagattgtcacaaattaaaaaaatgttcctgGCTGATTATGCTCATgtcaacaaaatgtcaaaaaattgagaaaagaatgacaattatttaattattgagTTCTATTCTGTAAGtaatatgttaattttaaacatcATGTTATAAAATAACAGCCATTAAAATCGCAAATCGTATTCTGTAAAACGatgttatgttaaaaaattaatcgaccCTGTTAATATGTCCtgttactattaaaattttaaccacttCTCCTTATgtgcctttaaaatttaacatcttgttataaattattatctggTCGACTAAAAGAAAGATTTAGATGTCTCTGaaagacaaaattttacattactttttatatTAGGTTGATACGTTAAGcagccaaaataatttacagtTGCGGAGTGCATCATAACATGTGTCAACATTTTCGAGTTCCTTGGCCTGATCCTCATATAAATGAACAAGAAAATGGTAGAAATTATAACTTTGCAAACAATTATGATAAATAAtcctcaaaataattttttcttcaaggACAAAGGAAAAGAGATGCGTTTACAGATACATGGTTTaattgaaaagaagaaaaaacaaataaatattaataggTATACGATGAAAAATGAGTTAACATTGATTTACAATTTGTCGGCGGCATATTTTATAGCTTCGACCAAGTCACTGATGGCTTCAGCTAAACTTTTCATGGATGAAGCCAATGTTTCTTGGCTTTTTATAAGACCAACTGGATTAAAATTGTCTTGCAGCGACGACACTTGAGGCAATTTCCGTTTTCTTTGTCTATCTGGTACCTGTTGTGTCATATTAGGTGCATCCACTGTTATTGGCTCTGGTTCTgttatttagataatttaataatatgttTGAACATCTTCATTATCACTTCCTTCTGCTTCTATGTCTCCCACAAGTTTAATTATATCTCCGCCTATGTTAAGTCCAGGTTCAGAAACGTTTGGTGCATCGTCAATTACAACAATACTACGTATGTCGcatgtttaaaattggttcGTCGATATCAGTCAGAGGTTTCTCCTTGACTGACCCACCAGCATTTCTTCTTCTGGTATTTGTTTTTAGATCTCCAAAGACCTTAAAAGCATATTTTTGTTAGTGATGgataaatgaccggtcatttatttttggtcaaagtTGACCGGTTCTTGATCGGTCAATTACCAGTCATTATTGGTCAAAAAGTAGGAACTAGTTAAACAtcacaaaatgattctttCAATGTCAAGTGTTAgcaattttttaagaaaagcTGAAATGGAACGGCCACGCTTGCCAATAATTTAGTTACGCAAGAATTCCACTCTTCAGCAGcctaataaaaatgtatttaaaaatgtattaatagAAATGTATCAAGTAGGGAAAACAAAGGAACCAGTGCTGACCTAATATGGATTATTATTCATTCAATCACGAGCTTTCGTTGTGGTTTGCAGATTTTCAATAAACTCTTTAAAAGTGTTTGATTATTTTACTgtcattgatttttttttgagtaaGAGTGCTCACAGAGCAGCGGTGGGATTGTGATCTCTTGCCATCGAAGTGAGTGGTGATTGATTGATTGTTGTCGGTGTTATCAAATTGTACGAAGATGCAAGACCGTTGCGACGGCCGCGAGAAGCGACGACGGCTTGATAAAGATCAGCCGCGTAGAGAAATGTCTCCCTGGACTCCACCGCGTCCTACGTCCGGAAGCGTGATCGCTAGCACTTCCCAGGAGCGGATTGGGCACTTAGAACAATTAGTggatgaattaaaaatgcgCAATAATTTATTGGAACAAAGAAGTTTCCAGTTCGCGTTCGGTTCAGAAAACTTTAATTGTGTGCCGCGTTTTGAGCCAGGAATTCCGAATTTGACGGCTGTGCAGTGGATCTATAAGATCGAACAAATGGCAGCGTCAAGTGGCTGGAATGAGGCAACAAAAATAAGTTATATGCAGAGTCGTTTAGACGGACTTGCAAAAAGATGGTACGATAGTCTTCCTAAATATGACTATGGTTGGGAGgaatggaaaagaaaaattctgcAAGCATTCCCAGACCATCGTGATTTTGCAACTTCTTTGCGAACAATGTTGGCTAAAAAGAAAGATGAAACTGAGTCCTGGAGCCAATATTATTTCAGCAAGATGGAACTTATTCGAGCATGTGAATTATCGGAGAAACAAGCTGTTTCTTGTGTAATTGATGGTATTTCGAATGACATAATACAAACGGGCGCTCGTGCAGGCCGTTACGAAACCCCAGAAGCCCTTTATTCTTCCTTTTTGTCAACGCTGGTATCTCAAAGTACTGAAGGGCAACGAGAACAACAAACTTTGCAGAAAATAAGACCAACGTTTAGAGACTATAAGAGCAGACGGGAAGAACGAAATTTTCGAACGGGTACTTCGTTTCCGCGCTATAAACCAAAGTGTTATAATTGTCACGAAGTTGGACATTTGGCCAGTGCGTGTTCAAGCAAAATTGTTGGTGATGATAACCAAGCGTATTATACTCCATGCTTGTTAAATGGGCAAAGATTTTTGGGTTACGTGGACACGGGATGTGGAGGTGTAATTATCCGACAAGATGTAGCGGACAATTTGCGACTTGAAATTGAGAAAACTTCTGTTGTTGTTTATGGCTATAACAACACTGAAACCAAGGTTTTGGGAACAGTCAACGTGACTTTACAAGTGGACCTGGCCAAGGCGGAAGTACAAGCTTTGGTGGTGGAAAATTGTGTCCAAGCTTATCCAGTGCTGATCGGGCAAGAATTTCTCAATAAGGATAAAATTTTGGTAGCACGAAAGGATGAGATTCGCATCTTGGAGGACAGTCAAGGTGCCTTACCAGGTTTAGATGAGATTCCGATGCGAAAAATCGCCATCATAGCCGACGAAGATGTCGAAGTGCAGCCAAAATCGATGGGTTACGTACCGGTGACGAATCGGCAAGAGTATGATGGCGAAGTTTATATTGAAGGTCAGGTAAGAAGTTTACCATTAAGAGAGCATCTTATCGTTAGATGTGTAAGTCGAGCGCAAGAAGGTTGCGTGGGAGTTTATAATGTTTCTGATTTGCCTGTCGTTTATCGTAAGGGTCAAATTGTAGCCCGCGGTGTTGTTTGTGAAGGGTCTATAATCCATCATGATGACGAAAGTAAAAGAAGTCGAGTATTATCAGTAACGTGTCCTGTGGATAGGAAGCTATTCACTTTTGATGATATAAACCCATTAGTTTCCCCGTTATTAGCTGAAGATGTTAAAACTCGTTTATTGGACTTATTAAATGAATATCGTGATTGTTTTGCGACAACAACTGGCGAATTGGGCAAATGTAAAGAGGTGGAAatggaaattaatttgaaagatgATGAACCTGTAACATACCGTCCTTATAGATTATCTTATGCTGAAAGACAACACACACGTgacattataaatgatttgCTTACGAATGACATTATTCAAGAATCAAATTCACCATACGCTAGTCCAATATTATTGGTTAAAAAGAAAGACGGTGATACGCGATTATGTGTCGATTTTCGAAAACTTAATGCGAAAACAATTAAAGACAAACATCCTCTACCTCATATTGAGGAACATCTCGACAGATTAAAGGGTTGTGAGTATTTTACAAGTCTTGATCTCGCAGCCGGGTATCATCAAATAGCTATGGCGGAAGAATCTGTCCCCAAGACGGGATTCGTCACTCCGGACGGTCATTACGAGTATGTACGTATGCCCTTTGGGTTAGTTAACGCCCCTGCGGTATTTCAAAGGGCCATTAATAAAGTCTTAGGACCCTTACGGTTTAATGTAGCCATGGCCTACATGGATGACGTTTTAATACCGTCAAAAGATATCGAAGAAGGTTTAAGTTTTCTAAAACAAGTTCTAAGCGTGTTTAGAGAGTCAAACCTTGCAATTAAACTGATAAAGTGtttatttttccaacaaaaaCTAGAGTATTTAGGTCATGAAATTAGTGCTCAAGGCATAAAACCAGGGACGCGAAATACAATTGCAATTGAACAATTTCCTAGACCCAAAACGGTACATGAAATACGTCAGTTTATAGGGCTTGCCAGTTATTTCCGTAAATATATCGCGAATTTCGCGGTGATAGCTTCGCCTTTAACGCAGTTAACAAGAAAAGATGTTCCGTTTGTGTGGCATGAAGAACAGGAAGCGGCTTTCAACCTcctcaaaaataaattgacgagtCGACCAGTATTAGCGATCTATGATGCAGAAGCACATACCGAGGTACATACAGATGCGTCGAAAAAGGGTTTCGGTGGTATTTTATTACAGAAACAACAAGATAACTCTTTAAGACCAGTAAAATTCTTTAGTAGAAAAACCAGCAAGGAGGAACAACGGTATCACTCCTACGAGTTGGAAACACTCGCCGTTGTTAGCTCATTACTTCATTTTCGTGTGTATTTAATCGGTATTAAATTCACGGTTATAACTGATTGCAATGCGTTACGTACGGCATTAACGAAGCGTGATCTGATCCCAAGAATCGGACGATGGTGGTTGCAACTTTCGGAGTTCGATTTCTCGGTTGAATATCGGTCTGGTACGTCCATGCCACACGTGGATGCGTTGAGTAGAAATCCAGTGTTGAATGatgttcaaaatttagatCGTATTCCAGTTTTGACGGTAAGTGTTGTCGAGGACGATTGGATATTATCGGCTCAGCTGAATGATGATAGATGTAAATATGTACTGGAAGTGTTGACTCGTTCACCGGTTGACGCTGAAGAACGAGATCTtcataaacaatttaaaatacggCAGCACCGCCTTTATCGGCAAACTGAAAATGGATTACGTTGGGTCGTTCCAAAACTAGCACGTCGGCAAATTCTCCGGTACTATCACGACGAAATGGGTCATTTTGCTCTCGATAAAACGTTagaaataattagtaaatctTATTGATTCCCGGGGATGAGACGTTATGTCACAAAATATATCGCCaattgtttgaattgtttATATAACAAAAAACCAACGGGAAAGAAACCGGGGTTATTACATCCGATCCCAAAGAATTCAACGccattatttattcatttgtttaaatagacattgtcaaataaattgcaaaattatttaagtgcattttgtaaaaagtttaaaatggaaagttcaaacgAACTGTGGTGGTTCTATTGGCGCGAGAGAAAAGggccataacaaattattatattataaagccatcccttcaacaaaaaacgtttctgattttaaccCAACTGTGGAGAAACAACATCTTTTCATTGTCGAAATGAAAACCTAATTAAAGCTGATTggatccctaaatcctagggagtaatccatttttgacacgagagtatgaCAAATTCTAAATTAGGTAcaaaatacagggtggtcccgatataacctgccaaaaaaattctgggtcattagaaggatctaacaagtccaaaaaaccccccttcgttaggtccaaaataatggggataaattaacccctatccacacccattcgaagctgctgaccacaaaaatacgtacctactcaggaattaattgttggtgtttgtaaggatgacagtatctaagcaacataggtacctgtatcgtttatgacaaatctcaaatctgacaaactaaatcaaattaatgacatttattgaaaacgctggacactgtgtgcgttaattcaccagcttatttaagtacaaaagctgattttgtagactgagatgaatgagtaataaataaagtggtgttcctcaatgtgtaaataaatgtagagatagtgtgtaataagagtatcgtcttaattgtggttaaatagccaaaataatgtattgaataaatttatttacactttacatattcgtactttcaactctaactgagaatatctactaacta contains:
- the LOC138129024 gene encoding zinc finger protein 62-like translates to MPKLNMAKNQPRILRPKQLLPSPSPQQMFVLLPQNLSANGNLVLFPNGATAAPTLPAPLPRKPYFRCVKGYTSDKKDVGNICRTCYRAVFNEHYIKLYDDENKESSEKLRQMLTQVVPAIDLEVYLDAVMCVKCVKMLFDSYDFTTKCLETEQKFNTWVAQRKGVLNNDVNLLILVEESTDKDNVEQIQIEKSDSQGSDVVNSVVLDHDYATVKDQSVARGMKKKFSYRVKLSGEEAAKRVKLKRETVRGPFLCECCGQLFKTYQAFVVHMSAHDSGVKESLHECPHCTYSAVSALLLKRHMWKHAPPTHKCGDCTRSFRTSKALQSHVKHVHLGLADPVQCHVCGKSFKYYTSLNMHLISHNPEPHLKFTCEICDKKFALKRQYVNHLISHDTTRFACDLCGKKLKRKENLQKHREIFHENKSKYQCDVCRKCYWKEEDLARHKIRIHETGNDYRCSICDTYFPTQAKYNRHLSGVHREKTYECDICGKKLKYARSFKIHYEIFHGNRGKFKCEICDKGYWKQEDLLKHEFKVHRIETPDDDLDLFGGEGAEGFVEFDMDKENVSVDDFESLF
- the LOC138128272 gene encoding uncharacterized protein, producing MQDRCDGREKRRRLDKDQPRREMSPWTPPRPTSGSVIASTSQERIGHLEQLVDELKMRNNLLEQRSFQFAFGSENFNCVPRFEPGIPNLTAVQWIYKIEQMAASSGWNEATKISYMQSRLDGLAKRWYDSLPKYDYGWEEWKRKILQAFPDHRDFATSLRTMLAKKKDETESWSQYYFSKMELIRACELSEKQAVSCVIDGISNDIIQTGARAGRYETPEALYSSFLSTLVSQSTEGQREQQTLQKIRPTFRDYKSRREERNFRTGTSFPRYKPKCYNCHEVGHLASACSSKIVGDDNQAYYTPCLLNGQRFLGYVDTGCGGVIIRQDVADNLRLEIEKTSVVVYGYNNTETKVLGTVNVTLQVDLAKAEVQALVVENCVQAYPVLIGQEFLNKDKILVARKDEIRILEDSQGALPGLDEIPMRKIAIIADEDVEVQPKSMGYVPVTNRQEYDGEVYIEGQVRSLPLREHLIVRCVSRAQEGCVGVYNVSDLPVVYRKGQIVARGVVCEGSIIHHDDESKRSRVLSVTCPVDRKLFTFDDINPLVSPLLAEDVKTRLLDLLNEYRDCFATTTGELGKCKEVEMEINLKDDEPVTYRPYRLSYAERQHTRDIINDLLTNDIIQESNSPYASPILLVKKKDGDTRLCVDFRKLNAKTIKDKHPLPHIEEHLDRLKGCEYFTSLDLAAGYHQIAMAEESVPKTGFVTPDGHYEYVRMPFGLVNAPAVFQRAINKVLGPLRFNVAMAYMDDVLIPSKDIEEDPKRYMKYVSL